In Elaeis guineensis isolate ETL-2024a chromosome 1, EG11, whole genome shotgun sequence, a genomic segment contains:
- the LOC105039439 gene encoding cyclin-dependent kinase B2-2, with translation MGERAMDLYEKLEKVGEGTYGKVYKAREKATGRIVALKKTRLPEDDEGVPPTTLREVSLLRMLSIDPHVVRLLDLKQGENKEGKSILYLVFEYMDTDLRKYIKSFRHTGKMIPPKIVKTLMYQLCKGVAFCHGHGILHRDLKPHNLLMDRKRMMLKIADLGLSRAFTIPLKKYTHEILTLWYRAPEVLLGATHYSTPVDIWSVGCIFAELVTTQALFAGDSELQQLLHIFRLLGTPNEEVWPGVSKLANWHEFPQWSPKSLLSVVPNLDSKGIDLLTRMLQYHPSNRISAKKAMEHPYFDDLDKTNL, from the exons atgggCGAGAGAGCCATGGATCTCTACGAGAAGCTGGAGAAGGTTGGAGAAGGGACTTATGGGAAGGTGTACAAGGCCCGAGAGAAGGCGACGGGAAGGATCGTCGCTCTCAAGAAGACCCGCCTTCCTGAGGACGACGAAGGGGTCCCTCCCACTACTCTCCGAGAGGTCTCTCTCCTCCGCATGCTCTCCATCGATCCCCATGTCGTCAG GCTGCTGGATCTCAAGCAAGGTGAAAATAAAGAGGGGAAGTCAATATTGTATCTGGTATTTGAGTACATGGACACTGATCTCAGAAAATACATCAAAAGCTTCCGTCATACGGGCAAGATGATTCCACCAAAAATCGTGAAG ACTTTGATGTACCAACTTTGCAAAGGTGTTGCATTCTGCCATGGTCATGGCATACTTCATAG GGATTTGAAACCTCACAATCTCTTAATGGATCGCAAGAGAATGATGCTTAAGATAGCAGACCTTGGACTCAGTCGAGCATTCACTATTCCACTTAAGAAGTACACTCACGAG ATTTTGACACTGTGGTATAGAGCTCCCGAGGTACTTCTTGGGGCCACACACTACTCCACACCAGTTGATATCTGGTCTGTTGGCTGCATATTTG CTGAGCTAGTCACAACTCAAGCTCTATTTGCTGGAGACTCGGAACTGCAGCAGCTCCTTCACATTTTCAG ATTGTTGGGTACCCCAAATGAAGAAGTGTGGCCAGGAGTAAGCAAATTAGCGAATTGGCATGAATTTCCTCAATGGAGCCCAAAGAGCCTGTTGTCTGTTGTCCCTAACCTGGATTCTAAGGGGATTGATCTACTCACG AGAATGTTGCAATATCATCCTTCAAATCGAATTTCTGCAAAGAAAGCTATGGAGCACCCATATTTTGATGATCTGGATAAAACAAATTTGTAA
- the LOC105039440 gene encoding SWI/SNF complex subunit SWI3B codes for MATPPPPAQTPGPLPANTPGPPQTPVLPVTPAVKSETPSTDVAELLPAASPRTPEPSPAASYTITIPSCSGWFSFGKIHETERKILPEFFDGKSVSRNPRVYKYYRDSIIRRFRRNPSRKITFTEGRRGLIGDVGSIRRVFDFLEEWGLINYAPSAKPSLKEKREAEEALEKKESPKKLCSNCRSVCSIACFATDKADIILCARCFVRGNYRPGLSSTDFKRVDITEETKTDWTDKETLHLLEAILHYGEDWKKVAEHVGGRSEKDCVARFIKLPFGEQFLGPPEIGEDGKQHEKNDQVSAGHEEADAAMSRPIKRRHLTPLTDASNPIMAQVAFLSAMAGSDVVKAAAQAAISALYEVDLASISSLNEAFCPNGQPVEEVVEEAATEAHSQLEKELQDVEQSVSDVVDVQMKDIQDKIAHFEEVELQIERERLQLRYMKDLLFADHSTISQHKARLMFKGNDDLEKFRLDRNVT; via the exons ATGGCGACGCCTCCGCCGCCCGCCCAGACCCCCGGCCCGTTGCCGGCGAATACCCCTGGGCCGCCGCAAACCCCCGTTCTTCCGGTCACCCCCGCTGTTAAATCTGAGACTCCGTCCACCGACGTCGCCGAACTCCTCCCTGCCGCCAGTCCCCGGACGCCGGAACCCTCCCCCGCGGCCTCCTACACCATCACCATTCCCAGCTGCTCCG GGTGGTTTTCCTTCGGCAAGATCCACGAGACAGAGCGAAAGATCCTGCCGGAGTTCTTCGACGGGAAGTCAGTTTCAAGAAACCCAAGGGTTTACAAGTACTACAGGGACTCGATCATCAGACGGTTCAGGAGAAATCCTTCGAGGAAGATCACCTTCACTGAGGGCCGGCGAGGGTTGATCGGGGACGTAGGGTCGATCCGAAGGGTGTTTGATTTCCTCGAGGAGTGGGGATTGATCAATTATGCTCCATCGGCAAAGCCCAGCTTGAAGGAGAAGCGAGAGGCTGAGGAGGCTTTAGAAAAGAAGGAGAGCCCCAAGAAGCTGTGCAGCAACTGCAGGTCTGTCTGTAGCATCGCTTGCTTTGCCACTGATAAG GCAGACATTATTCTCTGTGCAAGATGCTTTGTTCGTGGCAACTATAGGCCTGGCCTCAGTTCAACAGATTTTAAACGCGTTGATATCACTGAAGAAACAAAAACTGACTGGACTGACAAAGAGACTCTTCACCTACTTGAGGCCATTTTGCACTATGGTGAAGACTGGAAAAAGGTGGCCGAACATGTTGGTGGTAGAAGCGAGAAAGACTGTGTTGCTAGATTCATCAAGTTGCCTTTTGGAGAGCAGTTCTTGGGGCCTCCAGAAATTGGGGAAGATGGTAAGCAGCACGAGAAAAATGATCAGGTGAGTGCTGGGCATGAAGAGGCAGATGCTGCAATGTCACGCCCTATAAAGCGAAGGCATCTCACACCCCTAACAGATGCAAGCAACCCAATCATGGCTCAG GTTGCTTTCTTATCTGCCATGGCTGGTTCAGATGTCGTCAAAGCTGCAGCTCAAGCTGCCATTTCAGCATTATATGAGGTGGACCTGGCCAGCATCAGCAGTTTGAATG AGGCTTTCTGCCCAAATGGTCAACCTGTTGAAGAAGTTGTTGAAGAGGCTGCCACAGAGGCACATTCACAGCTTGAGAAGGAACTCCAAGATGTGGAGCAATCTGTGTCTGACGTTGTGGATGTTCAG ATGAAAGATATCCAGGATAAGATTGCACATTTTGAGGAGGTTGAATTGCAGATTGAGAGAGAGCGGCTGCAACTGCGGTACATGAAGGATCTACTATTTGCTGATCACTCAACAATTTCTCAGCACAAGGCTCGGCTAATGTTTAAGGGAAATGATGATTTGGAGAAGTTTAGACTTGATCGCAATGTAACTTGA